A segment of the Lycium barbarum isolate Lr01 chromosome 7, ASM1917538v2, whole genome shotgun sequence genome:
AAACCCCTCTATAACAGTTATCTTCTATAATAACATTTCATTATAAcatcaactcttttttttttttttaacctgaTTTTCATTTTATGTTATATTACTTCATATGTTTTGTAGAGCAACATTTAGATATATTAGCCAAAATATATTGGAATATTGATGCGGTTATAGAGAGTTTTGACTGTATCAACAAACAAATTTTGATGCTAAATTAATATAATCTCCTCGGATGAATTGATTCATTTGCTTATCGCCACTACTTCACAGATTGAACCAGTAATATACTTTCCACCCATGAGCTGCATTGCTTGAAAAATATTTGTATCTGATGTTGACTATTATCAGCTTTGCTCTGTTGAGTATTCAGGCAGGAAAATGGCACATAAAGCATAAAACTCTCCAATCTGCAGGAATACCACATCGAAAGCTAGCAAAATCCAGAAGGAGAGAAGTAATATAAAAGCGGCAGGCCGTGCACTAAAAAAAGCATACCTTTCTCGGCCTTTTGGCTAAgatcaagtgtagtatctgttcttATCAGTTTAATATCTAATATGTGGGTCATTGATTCACACGATATTAACTCAATTTTTTAAGGGGAAGGTTCATTTAGGTAGCTTGCTGCCTGGGCCTTTGCGTGTCGCCCATGCGTTGCACTATTGCATGGGCCTGGCACACCCCACCAAGTCTAGTTCAATTTTCTTTTGTAAAAAAAGTAGTTTCTATGCGcaagaatatatatattatttgagCAACTTAATCTTAGGAATTGccaataaaatcaataaatatacatgtacaaaatttattttctattttaagtttaaaatatggcattatttttttttatcttttgcaTATGGCAttaattgttttatttttttaaaataaaaataaaaaataataagaagaaaACACTAAATATTCTATGATCATCACGGAGTTTATAACATActttatgatgatattacaaCTGATAATATTAAAATAAGCAAGAATATAGAGGCATACCCTTGTTTTTTTGGAATTGTGAATTCTTCAAGGAGATTTAGCCTAATAAAGATCTGATTCAtcaccttttcttcttcttccaacAACTTCAAAATCTCTTGATACTTCATCAAATCTTCTTGGATCTATTGGACCTTATTGATGTAGTTTAACCTTGTGTCCTTCTATTTTGCCACTCTCATTGGCGGTTGCTTTAGAACAAATTCCTCAGACACTTTTTACCATCCCAACTATGTTTTCTTCCATGAGTCTTCTTTGTCTTGAATCCACTCCTTTATTCCCTAGCCACCTTAGCAAAGCATTAATCCaatatttcattttcatctcTTCATCAAATATGTCAAAGCCCAAATCACCATCAAAAGCTTCCAAAGGATCTTCCACTAAAGCTCCTGGCTCATACCTCTTGGCCATAATTCCAATAGGCTTCCTTTTAGTAGGATTATTCATAGCATTCAAATTTTCCATATTGTGTGACACTAAAGCATGAAGAACATTAGTAGGGGTCAATTGAGTATGCAGAACACTTACATTCAAAGGTGTACTCATTTGAGCCACAAGCTGACCCGCAACTAAAGATGGAAGAACCATTGCATGCNNNNNNNNNNNNNNNNNNNNNNNNNNNNNNNNNNNNNNNNNNNNNNNNNNNNNNNNNNNNNNNNNNNNNNNNNNNNNNNNNNNNNNNNNNNNNNNNNNNNNNNNNNNNNNNNNNNNNNNNNNNNNNNNNNNNNNNGCACAAATATCGGGGCTACTGGACTCAACTTGATGCTTATTGAAGGGGATGAAACCTGCCCATCCTCCTCTACTATGTCTGCCCAACTCTTTATACTCGTACCACCTTTTTGGTCACTCTTCGTTTCAACGTTATTGCTTAAACTTTTTGGAGCAGAGGCCACAATCTTATCCACATCTTGGTCATTCCTTGTGGGCATTACTTGCTGCCCAGAGTCATCATATTTCTCACCAAATATCTCCATAGACTGAGTAGGGATCTCAAACACCGAAGTGTTCAATGTAACCATCAACGGCTTCAAGACAGGGATCGGACAAACCAAACGTGCAACTTGTTGCTGCATTTTTGAACATCCTGAAGCAGATAGGTGCTCCTATCTACCTGAAAGATCCTAAAAAATGTTAGGAAAAATGAAAATGACTACAAGTAGCATCTAAATCTACTTTACTTTTACTGAAAATTAATTTGATTCCTACAAGGTTCGATATTTTGAGTTTGTAACCCAGTTTAAGCCCATATTTATGTATGAACacttttatacactattatacatttttatacaagattgatacattatgtataatgctttccccAGGTATagtgttgtataatattgtataatgtcAATATTTTAAATTAGGTTGTGTGGcataatattttatgttgggctgtatatttttgaaaatttcccagATTTTTTTCTGCTTTATACCTTTTGAGCTATAATTATTTGTTAGCAACTTAATAAATAATCATGTTAAAATAGAACAACCTGTATTACTACAATCTTTGCTTGTATACTAAAATATTGCTTGCGCGTTGCATTTACATACTTTTCAAGTAAAATTTTCAGCCAAAGAGCATATATATTCTTCTTCACCGTGGTGATCGAGCATTTTAATTTGAATTATTTGCGCTTAATATATACTTCACCCTCTAACAAGTTGACTAATATTGAGGACACTACcatcaaatatttatattaaatCATGTGAAAATTtatattaaagtttaaatatgtGGTTATGTGCTAAATATCTGTGTACAAACACATACTCCATTTGTCCTCATTTATGTGgcatttttttgttttattgaGAGTCCGTACTTATTTATGTGGCAGTTTTTTGTTTTATtgagagttaatttgactaattttcaaaataaattgaattagatcaactcaatattttaaattttaaaaaattcaaatgtTCGAAAACTATACAAAAAGTACTACAAGATGCAATTCTTCTCATgtatattataaaaataaatattaactTATTAGTCAGAGTTCATATAATTTGAATCTTGAAAAGCAAAAAGTGTGtgcataaattgagacagagaaaGTATCATGTATCTATTGATTGGATAGAAATATCATGTGGGGTAAGTTTTTGTTGATGCAGAACTTCTACGGTAGGTAAATGTCCATAAAtcatatagtatatatatctCATTAAAAAACAATATTGCCCAAACTTCTAACATGACTAGTTCGTAAAGACTAATTAGTCAATATATACTTATTAATTACCCATTTGCCAATAAAAACAGAACATCCACCAATCAAATCAAATGAGAAAGATACAAGAGCCTCGAAACATCACGAGTCAACCACTGTGTACAAAgtctttttagaaaaaaaaatataatataatagAATAGAAGTTGGAGACGTTGTGTAACATACGTCGATCATTGAAGTTGAAAGATTTAATTAAAAAGATGAAAtatcaaagaagaagaagaagaagaaagattactgataaaaaaaattggaagaaaatttTCTTGATTTTGGCTTGATTAAaaatactccttccgtttcaatttatatgatagAATTAATTTGACTTGTATtgtaaaataagtcatagatatttgtgtaactgtaaatcatttcattaagagtgaaagggtaagttgtcagttaaattatttttaaatataaaaatatatcattattTTTTGAACAAAGTAAAACGAAAAGCATATCATATAAATTAATACCGAGGATGCATTTATCAATGCCCAAATTCGTAACATGACTTGTTCGTAAAGACTAGCTAGTCAACATGTGTACTTATTATATTAGTCATTTTCCGGCCACTAAAAGCAGTGCAAAATTAAAAACTTTAAAACATTTTGCTTAATACCAAACACATCTTTATTGACAAGCTTTTATAATCATATGAATGTTATCACAAATTTAAGGCCACGAACTTTAAAATTATAACTACTCAAACATTATGTCATCTTTAAACCTATTTCAAAAGTGTTATTTCTAAAACTCTATATTCAATCAAATATGTtctaaattgaaaaatatttcatagTATAAAGGACATTTCTATCTATGATTTGttttcaaagaaaaatcatgttACTTTTTCCAAAGTCAAAACTCAAATCCTGACACTATATAACACAAAAACTATCACCCAAACTCATACTATACTAGCTTCAGCCATGGGCCTGTTTTTCATTAAAAATATTGTCTCATTTTTCTTCCTCCAGCAACTGATTTATTTCTCTAATGGCCAAAATGTCAGTATTATGGGAGGGTACTGGCTATGGAGCAGTGGAATATCTTTAAACAAaatagatttaactcctttttctcatttattttgtgcatttgctGATCTTAATTCCCAATCCAATCAATTAATTCTCACTTCACCAAATTCATTCCAGCAATTTACAAGCACAATCCTACAAAAAAATCCTTCTGCAAAAACTTTATTGTCTATAGGTGGAGGAGCTGCAAATAAAACAACATATGGAGTTATGGCTAAAAAAGCAAATTCAAGAAAAAGTTTTATTGATTCATCAATAAAATTAGCCAGACAATTGGGATTCCATGGTCTTGATCTTGGATGGATTTTTCCGGAATCAGCTACAGACATGACAAATTTAGGTACTGTATATTGAATTGTGCGATCATTTCATCTGAAAGTTTAACCTGCTAGAGGTAGATAGTGTATTTGAATAATTATTTCTCTTTACAACGATTTGACAAAATTTGAACCTAGCTAAGATGTCTGCCTACCGTGATATTATTTTGAATATTTGCGTAACCTTACATAACTTAAAGCATAAATTTGTAGAGAATAGATTTTTATTTAGGGGAAAAAGGTTCAGATTTGCTCTGAATTTTGCGAAATGATTTAATAATTTGGGGTTTGATATAAAAAAAATGGACTAGATTTGACTTATTGACTAATGAGAAAGACTTTCCAATATGTGAGTCTATTTTATAAGGGAAAATAGCAAATTTACCCTTAATCTAGCTATGCAAAATAGTTCAAATTTGCCTATAAACTATACGAATTGGTCCAGTAGCATAATGGTAAATTTGAAGCAAATTCAGCCTGTTCTTATAACGACAGCGATAGATTTGACCGCAACCATAGATCAAGCAGTTTGAAAGCCTATTTAGAAGTTTGAACTATCAGAAAGAattattttatttacttaataaTTACATCTTAAACAGGAATCCTTTTGAATGAGTGGCGCATGGCAATCAACAAAGAGGCGAGAAATTCCAATAAAGCGGCTTTAATTCTCACTGCAGTTGTATCCGGGTCTCCCCGAGTCAATGGTTCGATTTACCCGGTTCAATCAATGGCAAGAAACTTAGACTGGATCAACCTGATAGCATATGACTTTTACGGACCAGGTTGGTCGCCCTCACAAACGAATTCACATGCACAATTATTTGATCCTGTAAACCATGTAAGCGGAAGTGATGGAATCAATCAATGGATTCAGGAAGGTGTTCCTCCACAAAAAGTGGTTTTTGGAATTTCATTTTATGGATACGCGTGGCAATTGAATAATACGAATATTCATGGTCTCAGGGCTCCTGCTAATGGAAAATCAGGCGTCTACAATGACCCGTGGATGACATATGACCGAATCAGGGATTTTATAGTGCAGTATCACGCCAAGACTGTGCATGATGATAAAATTGTTGGAGATTATTGTTACTCAGGAAGAACTTGGATTAGTTATGATGATAGTCAGAGTGTTAGAACTAAAGTTTCTTATATTAAAAGTAGAGGATTGCTTGGTTACTATGCAATGGATATTTCAGGAGACATTAATTCGAGTTCTGTTCTTTCTCATGCTGCTGCA
Coding sequences within it:
- the LOC132602094 gene encoding class V chitinase-like, with the translated sequence MGLFFIKNIVSFFFLQQLIYFSNGQNVSIMGGYWLWSSGISLNKIDLTPFSHLFCAFADLNSQSNQLILTSPNSFQQFTSTILQKNPSAKTLLSIGGGAANKTTYGVMAKKANSRKSFIDSSIKLARQLGFHGLDLGWIFPESATDMTNLGILLNEWRMAINKEARNSNKAALILTAVVSGSPRVNGSIYPVQSMARNLDWINLIAYDFYGPGWSPSQTNSHAQLFDPVNHVSGSDGINQWIQEGVPPQKVVFGISFYGYAWQLNNTNIHGLRAPANGKSGVYNDPWMTYDRIRDFIVQYHAKTVHDDKIVGDYCYSGRTWISYDDSQSVRTKVSYIKSRGLLGYYAMDISGDINSSSVLSHAAAEEADQGTQGGVVNKKKKLNRLAIILIPVGAVLILIFLVLIIWRLRRRRQVLKFQELERNRRNKMGSKSKGRKNGDSSNLQVFSFDEMKAATNDFSIENKLGQGGYGPVYKGKLRNGQEIAVKRLSETSSQGLEEFENEVILTAKLQHINLVKVVGFCIEREEKMLVYEYMPNKSLDYYIYKQERRFLLDWEKRVQVIEGIIQGMLYLQEYSRLTIIHRDLKASNILLDLQMKPKISDFGMARMFKEDEVEANTDRIVGTLGYAPPEYIKQGIYSTKSDVFSFGVLLLQIISGKKNTCLYGPELNLLEYVSCHNFFLDFY